A genome region from Glutamicibacter arilaitensis Re117 includes the following:
- a CDS encoding GNAT family N-acetyltransferase gives MASDIWNTENAQDYGINLLISEHLRLRELQEEDLAFLTQWWNSPEFMALQGNLVLPHPITEAAELFKSRSLNRGTTDGVGLSITLPDDTLIGHTALYNYNAPARSAELMIMIGGSNVGQGYGTMATKMIIDYGFREMGLNRIGLTAWAYNERALRTFNRAGFREEGRVRQAGFHDGSFHDKIIMGLLAKEYFMG, from the coding sequence ATGGCAAGTGACATATGGAACACAGAAAATGCCCAAGACTACGGAATCAACCTGCTGATTTCCGAGCACCTGCGGCTGCGGGAATTGCAAGAAGAAGATCTTGCATTCCTCACCCAGTGGTGGAACAGCCCAGAATTCATGGCTTTGCAGGGCAACTTGGTCCTCCCCCACCCAATCACCGAAGCCGCAGAGCTATTCAAATCGCGCAGCCTGAACCGCGGGACCACCGACGGTGTTGGCCTTTCGATCACGCTGCCCGATGACACGCTGATCGGGCATACGGCTTTGTACAACTACAACGCACCGGCGCGTTCGGCAGAGCTGATGATCATGATCGGCGGTTCGAACGTGGGCCAGGGCTACGGCACCATGGCAACCAAGATGATCATCGATTACGGTTTCCGCGAGATGGGCCTGAACCGCATCGGCTTGACCGCGTGGGCCTACAACGAGCGCGCACTGCGCACGTTCAACCGTGCAGGGTTCCGTGAAGAAGGCCGCGTGCGACAGGCCGGGTTCCACGACGGGTCATTCCACGACAAGATCATCATGGGCTTGCTGGCCAAGGAATATTTCATGGGTTGA
- a CDS encoding AI-2E family transporter, with product MAFFRKVRPAQLLKKQQQPDKPTPAEYHRVPAKDAKPDFTVTSLWTDLLGRLGIRSAQLLIVGALATFLIIGMLRLTMIVIPTLLAVIISCALWPLVIKLRRVVSPMLAAWIVFLGSLLILGGIGTGLVFSVIKEWPKLVDQAVQGFNQLNEMVQGFIGTMPFNVDQSQIDNVVETVTGFLTSSQFGTGALNTLSAAGSFVTGMILLLVILFFFLKDGDKIWAFAVSWTPRHYRNKWILSGDRALRTFGGYIRGTATVAAVDALGITATLLIVQVPLAIPLGVIVFLGSFVPMVGATVAGILATLIALVTNGPVVALIVLAAVILVNQLEGNFLQPVVMANALSLHALVVLMALTAGTVLAGIVGAVLSVPLVAASWAVIKVWTGRDKSDAVAEASEDIKSEVEIHEEEEAFEKLEAKVAHKESTKGSE from the coding sequence ATGGCTTTTTTCCGTAAGGTCAGGCCTGCCCAGTTGTTGAAGAAGCAACAGCAACCCGACAAGCCGACGCCTGCTGAGTACCATCGTGTTCCAGCCAAGGACGCCAAACCAGATTTCACGGTCACCAGTTTGTGGACGGACTTGCTAGGACGCTTGGGCATTCGAAGCGCACAGCTTTTGATCGTCGGCGCGCTGGCAACCTTCCTGATCATCGGCATGCTGCGGCTGACGATGATCGTGATCCCGACGTTGCTGGCCGTCATCATTTCCTGTGCGTTGTGGCCCCTGGTGATCAAGCTGCGCAGGGTCGTTTCCCCGATGCTTGCGGCGTGGATCGTGTTCCTGGGTTCGTTGCTGATCCTCGGCGGCATTGGCACCGGCTTGGTTTTCTCGGTCATCAAGGAATGGCCGAAGCTCGTTGATCAAGCTGTCCAGGGCTTCAACCAGCTCAATGAAATGGTCCAGGGATTCATCGGCACCATGCCATTCAACGTCGATCAGAGCCAAATCGATAATGTCGTTGAAACCGTGACCGGCTTCTTGACCAGTTCCCAGTTCGGCACCGGCGCGTTGAATACCCTCAGCGCCGCCGGCAGCTTCGTGACAGGGATGATTTTGCTTCTGGTCATCTTGTTCTTCTTCCTGAAGGACGGCGACAAGATCTGGGCCTTCGCCGTGTCCTGGACCCCGCGCCACTACCGCAATAAGTGGATCCTCTCCGGAGACCGCGCACTGCGCACCTTCGGCGGCTACATCCGCGGCACGGCCACTGTCGCAGCGGTGGATGCCTTGGGCATCACCGCTACGCTGCTGATCGTGCAGGTGCCACTGGCTATCCCGCTGGGCGTTATCGTCTTCCTGGGTTCGTTCGTTCCGATGGTCGGCGCGACCGTGGCCGGTATCCTGGCCACGCTGATCGCTCTGGTTACCAATGGCCCGGTGGTGGCACTGATCGTGCTTGCCGCGGTGATCCTGGTCAACCAGCTGGAAGGCAACTTCCTTCAGCCGGTCGTCATGGCCAACGCCCTGAGCCTGCATGCATTGGTCGTCTTGATGGCCCTGACCGCCGGCACCGTCTTGGCTGGCATCGTCGGAGCGGTCCTGTCGGTGCCGCTGGTTGCAGCTTCGTGGGCTGTGATCAAGGTGTGGACCGGACGAGATAAGTCCGATGCCGTGGCTGAAGCCAGCGAGGACATCAAGTCCGAAGTTGAAATCCACGAAGAGGAAGAGGCTTTCGAAAAGCTCGAAGCCAAGGTAGCTCATAAGGAATCGACTAAGGGTTCCGAGTAG
- the ndk gene encoding nucleoside-diphosphate kinase encodes MTERTLILVKPDGVKRGLTGQILARIEAKGYAIAKLQQLEATRELLAEHYAEHEGKPFYKPLVEFMLSGPVVAIVAEGQGVIPGFRSLAGTTDPTTAAPGTIRGDFGRDWGLKVQQNLVHGSDSVESAEREIGIWFGK; translated from the coding sequence ATGACTGAACGTACCCTGATCCTGGTCAAGCCAGACGGCGTCAAGCGCGGTTTGACCGGACAGATCCTTGCCCGCATTGAAGCCAAAGGCTACGCCATCGCCAAGCTGCAGCAGCTGGAAGCGACTCGCGAACTGCTCGCCGAGCACTACGCAGAGCACGAAGGCAAGCCGTTCTACAAGCCGCTGGTTGAGTTCATGCTCTCCGGCCCAGTGGTAGCGATCGTAGCTGAAGGCCAGGGCGTCATCCCGGGCTTCCGCTCGCTGGCAGGCACCACCGATCCGACCACTGCTGCTCCGGGCACCATCCGTGGCGACTTCGGCCGCGACTGGGGCCTGAAGGTCCAGCAGAACCTGGTCCACGGCTCGGACTCGGTTGAGTCCGCAGAGCGCGAAATCGGCATCTGGTTCGGCAAGTAA
- a CDS encoding DUF4233 domain-containing protein yields MAKLTRAQREWRPGMKKKQRSTKMMFASTVLVCEALLAVFVTLAAFGLKRGGEPVVVLSLGAVLALLCIFNCALLGKKIGYIIGWALQVVFFLSGFLLVDMFYLAAAFALCWWYALYKGEEIDVENKRRAAAQEAWEQANPEQA; encoded by the coding sequence ATGGCAAAACTCACCCGCGCCCAGCGCGAGTGGCGTCCTGGCATGAAGAAGAAGCAGCGCTCCACGAAGATGATGTTCGCATCTACCGTGCTGGTCTGCGAAGCGCTGCTCGCGGTGTTCGTGACCCTGGCGGCCTTCGGGCTCAAGCGCGGCGGGGAACCGGTAGTCGTGCTCAGCCTCGGCGCCGTGCTTGCTCTGCTGTGCATCTTCAACTGCGCTCTGCTGGGCAAGAAGATCGGCTACATCATCGGCTGGGCCCTGCAGGTAGTGTTCTTCCTGTCCGGCTTCCTGCTGGTGGACATGTTCTATCTGGCAGCGGCCTTCGCCCTGTGCTGGTGGTACGCGCTGTACAAGGGCGAGGAAATCGACGTGGAGAACAAGCGCCGCGCCGCCGCCCAAGAAGCCTGGGAACAAGCCAACCCCGAGCAAGCCTAA
- a CDS encoding bifunctional folylpolyglutamate synthase/dihydrofolate synthase — protein sequence MSDLDRVYAQLLARAPENKMEPRMEPMFRAMEVLGEPNKACPVIHITGTNGKTSTARMIESLLEAHDLRTGRYSSPHLVSVTERIAIDGAPVDEETFVRVWDEISPFIEIVDAELVERGENKLTYFEAITVLAFAIFAEAPVDVVVLEVGLGGITDATNVADGDVSVITPISLDHTDLLGDTPGEIAQEKVGILKPGGYLVSSVQPVDAADVLLARARELEVPAVFDTLDFKLLDRQHGVGGQLLSIQGQAARYDEIFLPLFGAHQAQNATVALAAVEAFLGGGQRELNADLVRDGFAAVTSPGRLELVRGAPSILVDAGHNPDGIRVTAEAIKESFGFTRLVLMVGILAEKDAEAMLYTMREEYGDMVEDICITQSSSPRAIPAGELSTMAIEAGWPEEDIHVTENLEDAIEWSVGRAEAGNDLSGGVLVTGSITLVGEISLLLKGGES from the coding sequence GTGAGCGACCTGGACCGCGTCTACGCGCAGCTATTGGCCCGCGCGCCGGAAAACAAGATGGAACCGCGCATGGAACCGATGTTCCGTGCCATGGAGGTCCTGGGCGAGCCGAATAAGGCCTGCCCGGTCATCCACATCACCGGCACCAACGGCAAGACCTCGACCGCCCGCATGATCGAGTCGCTGCTTGAAGCGCACGATCTGCGTACCGGCCGCTACTCCTCGCCGCATCTGGTGTCGGTCACCGAGCGCATCGCCATTGACGGTGCACCGGTGGACGAGGAAACCTTCGTGCGCGTCTGGGATGAGATCAGCCCGTTCATCGAGATCGTGGACGCCGAACTGGTGGAACGCGGCGAGAACAAGCTCACCTACTTCGAAGCGATCACTGTCCTGGCTTTCGCGATCTTCGCCGAGGCGCCCGTGGATGTCGTGGTGCTCGAAGTCGGCTTGGGCGGCATCACCGATGCCACCAACGTGGCCGATGGCGACGTTTCGGTGATCACCCCGATTTCGCTGGACCACACCGACCTGCTGGGGGACACCCCAGGGGAGATCGCCCAGGAAAAGGTCGGGATCCTCAAGCCCGGCGGCTACCTGGTCTCCTCGGTGCAGCCGGTGGACGCCGCCGATGTGCTGCTGGCCCGCGCCCGCGAGCTGGAAGTGCCGGCCGTCTTCGACACCCTGGACTTCAAGCTGCTGGATCGCCAGCACGGCGTGGGCGGGCAGCTGCTGTCCATCCAGGGCCAGGCCGCGCGCTACGACGAGATCTTCCTGCCGCTGTTCGGTGCCCACCAGGCGCAGAACGCCACCGTGGCCTTGGCCGCGGTGGAAGCGTTCCTCGGCGGCGGCCAGCGCGAGCTGAACGCCGATCTGGTCCGCGACGGCTTTGCCGCGGTGACCAGCCCGGGCCGGTTGGAACTGGTCCGCGGCGCGCCGAGCATCCTGGTCGATGCCGGGCATAATCCTGACGGCATCCGTGTCACCGCGGAGGCCATCAAGGAATCCTTCGGCTTCACCCGCCTGGTGCTGATGGTTGGCATCCTGGCGGAGAAGGACGCCGAAGCGATGCTCTACACCATGCGTGAAGAGTATGGCGACATGGTTGAAGACATCTGCATTACCCAGTCGTCCTCGCCGCGCGCCATCCCGGCCGGCGAGCTGTCCACCATGGCGATCGAAGCTGGCTGGCCTGAAGAGGACATCCACGTGACCGAGAACCTGGAAGACGCCATCGAGTGGTCGGTAGGCCGTGCCGAGGCCGGCAATGATCTCTCAGGCGGCGTGCTGGTCACCGGTTCGATTACACTGGTGGGCGAGATTTCACTATTGCTCAAGGGAGGCGAATCCTAA
- the ileS gene encoding isoleucine--tRNA ligase translates to MSFYPKVTTDPTGSTPASPRFPDLEKRVLEYWKNDDTFQASIDQREGEEFVFYDGPPFANGLPHYGHLLTGYVKDLVARYQTQRGKRVERRFGWDTHGLPAELEAMKQLGMTDKKQIEAMGIDKFNDACRTSVMKYADEWKQYVNRQARWVDFENDYKTLNVEFMESVIWAFKQLSDKDLTYKGFRVLPYCWKDETPLSNHELRMDDDVYKNRQDQTVTVGFTILAGETEASKELAGVQALAWTTTPWTLPTNAALAVHPSIDYVVVPAGEAGVKASAAAGPFLLSRDLLGSYAKDLGYKDAKEAAAAITASYTGEQLAGVRYQPLWDTYTDTEKYGTENAWQILTADYVTVADGTGIVHQAPAYGEDDQKVCEEHGIPVILSVDEGAKFLPVFGNGPLAEIVGVQVFDANKTITNVLKDEAKLIKQASYEHSYPHCWRCRTPLIYRAISSWYVEVSKFKDRMVELNEQINWIPGNVKHGQFGKWLENARDWSISRNRYWGSPIPVWECTGAECEHREVFGSLQEMQDFFGRLPVNHEGQPDLHRPFIDELTKAHEGCAEGGTLKRVEDVLDVWFDSGSMPYAQVHYPFNNQEWFDSGHHPADFIVEYIGQTRGWFYTMHVLSTALFDRPAYTNVISHGIVLGSDGQKMSKSLRNYPDVTEVLDRDGSDAMRWFLMASPILRGGNLVVTEQGIRDGVRQVLLPLWNVWHFFNLYTNSANNGAGYEAKRSMDSTDPLDQYMLAATGQLVREVTEALDSYEVSDATEAVRHYMDTLTNWYVRRSRQRFFDEDTQAFDTLYTALETLVKVTASLLPLASEEIFRGLTGKRSVHLEDWPEASEFPTDTALLETMETTRKICSVGSSLRKVKNLRVRLPLAELKVVLTDAARLEGTYASIIKDELNLKAVTLIDAEGVDAASYGISQQLVVNARAAGPRLGKNVQQAIKGAKSGDWSVTDGVVTAGGLELAEGEYTLDTVVDAAGEIAAAVIDGGFLVLDTEVTEALAAEGTARDMIRSIQSARKDADLQVSDRIRTVITANAATITALEANRELVAGETLTAQLELVADDSVAGEPVTVARLETDKAEAN, encoded by the coding sequence ATGAGCTTCTACCCGAAGGTCACTACTGACCCAACCGGTTCGACCCCGGCTTCACCGCGATTCCCAGATCTTGAGAAGCGCGTCCTCGAATACTGGAAGAACGACGACACTTTCCAGGCCTCCATCGACCAGCGTGAGGGCGAAGAATTCGTCTTCTACGATGGCCCTCCTTTCGCTAACGGCCTGCCGCACTACGGCCACCTGCTCACCGGCTACGTCAAGGACCTGGTAGCCCGCTACCAGACCCAGCGCGGCAAGCGCGTGGAGCGCCGCTTCGGCTGGGACACCCACGGCCTGCCTGCCGAGCTGGAAGCCATGAAGCAGCTGGGCATGACCGACAAGAAGCAGATCGAAGCCATGGGCATCGACAAGTTCAACGACGCCTGCCGCACCTCGGTGATGAAGTACGCCGATGAGTGGAAGCAGTACGTGAACCGCCAGGCTCGCTGGGTCGACTTCGAAAACGACTACAAGACCCTGAACGTCGAGTTCATGGAATCGGTCATCTGGGCCTTCAAGCAGCTCTCGGACAAGGACCTGACCTACAAGGGCTTCCGCGTGCTTCCATACTGCTGGAAGGACGAGACCCCGCTGTCCAACCACGAGCTGCGCATGGACGACGACGTCTACAAGAACCGCCAGGACCAGACCGTCACCGTTGGCTTCACCATCCTTGCCGGTGAAACCGAAGCTTCCAAGGAACTTGCCGGCGTGCAGGCTCTGGCCTGGACCACCACCCCATGGACCCTGCCAACCAACGCCGCACTGGCCGTGCACCCATCGATCGACTACGTCGTGGTTCCTGCAGGCGAAGCCGGCGTGAAGGCTTCGGCTGCCGCCGGTCCATTCCTGCTGTCCCGCGACCTGCTCGGCTCCTACGCCAAGGACCTGGGCTACAAGGACGCCAAGGAAGCCGCCGCGGCCATCACCGCCAGCTACACCGGCGAGCAGCTGGCCGGCGTGCGCTACCAGCCGCTGTGGGACACCTACACCGACACCGAGAAGTACGGCACCGAAAACGCTTGGCAGATTCTCACCGCCGACTACGTCACCGTGGCCGACGGTACCGGCATCGTCCACCAGGCTCCGGCCTATGGCGAAGATGACCAGAAGGTCTGCGAAGAGCACGGCATCCCGGTCATCCTCTCGGTCGACGAGGGCGCCAAGTTCCTGCCGGTCTTCGGCAACGGCCCGCTGGCCGAGATTGTCGGCGTGCAGGTCTTCGACGCCAACAAGACCATCACCAACGTGCTCAAGGACGAGGCCAAGCTCATCAAGCAGGCCTCCTACGAGCACTCCTACCCGCATTGCTGGCGCTGCCGCACGCCGCTGATCTACCGCGCGATCTCCTCCTGGTACGTCGAGGTCTCCAAGTTCAAGGACCGCATGGTAGAGCTGAACGAGCAGATCAACTGGATCCCGGGCAACGTCAAGCACGGCCAGTTCGGCAAGTGGCTGGAAAACGCCCGCGACTGGTCCATCTCGCGCAACCGCTACTGGGGTTCGCCGATCCCAGTGTGGGAATGCACCGGCGCCGAATGCGAGCACCGCGAAGTCTTCGGCTCGCTGCAGGAAATGCAGGACTTCTTCGGCCGCCTGCCGGTGAACCACGAAGGCCAGCCTGACCTGCACCGCCCATTCATCGACGAGCTGACCAAGGCCCACGAGGGCTGTGCCGAAGGCGGGACCCTCAAGCGCGTGGAAGACGTGCTCGATGTCTGGTTCGACTCCGGTTCGATGCCGTACGCCCAGGTGCACTACCCATTCAACAACCAGGAATGGTTCGATTCCGGCCATCACCCGGCTGACTTCATCGTGGAGTACATCGGCCAGACCCGTGGCTGGTTCTACACCATGCACGTGCTCTCCACCGCGCTTTTCGACCGCCCGGCCTATACCAACGTAATCTCCCATGGCATCGTGCTGGGCTCGGACGGACAGAAGATGTCCAAGTCCCTGCGCAACTACCCGGATGTCACCGAGGTCCTGGACCGCGACGGTTCCGATGCCATGCGCTGGTTCCTGATGGCTAGCCCGATCCTGCGCGGCGGCAACCTGGTCGTAACCGAACAGGGCATCCGCGACGGCGTGCGCCAGGTACTGCTGCCGCTGTGGAACGTCTGGCACTTCTTCAACCTCTACACCAACTCCGCGAACAACGGAGCCGGCTACGAGGCCAAGCGCTCGATGGACTCCACCGACCCGCTGGACCAGTACATGCTGGCCGCCACCGGCCAGCTGGTGCGCGAAGTCACCGAGGCGCTGGATTCCTATGAGGTCTCCGATGCCACCGAGGCCGTGCGCCACTACATGGACACGCTGACCAACTGGTACGTGCGCCGTAGCCGCCAGCGCTTCTTCGATGAAGACACCCAGGCCTTCGACACCCTGTACACCGCACTGGAAACCCTGGTGAAGGTCACCGCTTCGCTGCTGCCATTGGCCAGCGAAGAGATCTTCCGCGGGCTGACCGGCAAGCGCTCGGTGCACCTGGAAGACTGGCCAGAAGCCAGCGAATTCCCAACCGACACCGCGCTGCTGGAAACCATGGAAACCACCCGCAAGATCTGCTCGGTGGGCTCCTCGCTGCGCAAGGTCAAGAACCTGCGCGTGCGCCTGCCACTGGCTGAGCTGAAGGTCGTGCTCACCGATGCAGCCCGCCTGGAAGGCACCTACGCCTCGATCATCAAGGACGAGCTGAACCTCAAGGCCGTCACCCTGATCGACGCCGAAGGAGTGGACGCGGCCAGCTACGGCATCAGCCAGCAGCTGGTCGTCAACGCCCGCGCCGCCGGCCCACGCCTGGGCAAGAACGTTCAGCAGGCCATCAAGGGGGCCAAGTCCGGGGACTGGTCGGTCACCGACGGGGTGGTCACCGCAGGCGGCCTGGAACTGGCCGAGGGCGAGTACACCCTGGACACCGTGGTGGATGCAGCCGGCGAAATCGCCGCAGCAGTCATCGACGGCGGCTTCCTGGTGCTGGACACCGAGGTTACCGAAGCGCTGGCCGCCGAAGGCACCGCCCGCGACATGATCCGATCCATCCAGTCCGCCCGCAAGGACGCGGACCTGCAGGTCTCGGACCGCATCCGCACCGTGATCACCGCCAACGCGGCAACCATCACCGCACTGGAAGCCAACCGCGAACTGGTCGCCGGGGAAACCCTGACCGCGCAGCTGGAACTGGTTGCCGATGATTCGGTTGCAGGCGAACCGGTCACCGTGGCCAGGCTGGAAACTGACAAAGCGGAGGCCAACTAG
- a CDS encoding DUF421 domain-containing protein — translation MWAEYGMDGADALRIVLSAAGLYLLVLVLIRTLGQRTMANLSSFDFAAVVAIGAVVGRAILGYSPTLAAGALALVTLLVLQALTGQLRKFPMGRATVNNKAYLLMAGRDMLQRNLRRTHVSENEIIEKLRLSGVRSRDEVACVILEGTGQISVLRAGVAIERDLLENVRGSELIPDHLLAEPRA, via the coding sequence ATGTGGGCTGAATACGGAATGGATGGAGCCGATGCACTGCGCATCGTGCTTTCCGCGGCAGGCTTGTATCTACTGGTTCTGGTTTTGATTCGCACTCTGGGTCAACGCACCATGGCAAACCTGTCCAGTTTCGACTTCGCGGCGGTTGTAGCCATCGGCGCAGTCGTGGGACGCGCGATCCTCGGCTATTCCCCAACCTTGGCCGCCGGCGCTCTGGCACTGGTGACCTTGCTAGTCTTGCAGGCGCTCACCGGGCAACTACGCAAATTCCCCATGGGGCGGGCCACCGTGAACAACAAGGCATACTTGCTCATGGCCGGACGCGACATGCTCCAACGCAATCTGCGGCGTACTCATGTCTCTGAGAACGAAATCATCGAGAAGCTGCGACTCAGCGGTGTGCGCAGCCGCGACGAGGTCGCGTGCGTGATCTTGGAGGGTACCGGACAGATCAGCGTGCTGCGCGCAGGGGTCGCTATCGAACGCGATCTATTGGAAAATGTGCGCGGCTCCGAGCTGATCCCCGATCATCTGCTGGCTGAGCCACGCGCTTAG
- a CDS encoding sensor histidine kinase, whose protein sequence is MSTTAQPWADPQQQHRYFGSPALLRWGQHLVTFILVLIVLLRVFASGQHPWLSLGLSILFVAWYSAGFIRMARSQAKLLPAWWLAVLLVIWVASLASSPEFMWLAFSLWLLLGHQLPLLPSILWSVVVYAFTLLAPYLHNLEVTLAAAAGPLVGGLFAWGISRGYLQMERDAEVRTSLVDSLVRAQQEMADLQGELARSQHEAGIATERTRLAREIHDTVAQQLSSIGLHAKAAEASKDPAAATAALSRIDELSGQALTDLRRIIAALAPAELDSQALAGALGRILENFKTDSKLQTRLDIEPGLPALHPNVQIALLRTAQSALSNVLRHAQASTVALSLGSSGDEVRLDIVDDGIGFIPNTGRTQTSTHTGGFGLTAMNQRLRELGGGLDVESSPGEGTALCAHLPLRLAKDNS, encoded by the coding sequence ATGAGTACCACCGCGCAGCCTTGGGCTGACCCGCAGCAACAGCACCGTTATTTCGGCTCCCCCGCACTTTTGCGCTGGGGCCAGCACCTGGTCACCTTCATCTTGGTGCTCATCGTGCTGCTGCGGGTCTTCGCCAGCGGGCAGCACCCTTGGCTCTCTCTTGGCCTCTCGATCCTTTTCGTCGCCTGGTATTCGGCCGGATTCATCCGCATGGCACGCAGCCAGGCGAAGCTCCTGCCTGCCTGGTGGTTGGCGGTACTGCTAGTTATCTGGGTGGCCAGCTTGGCGTCCTCTCCCGAGTTCATGTGGCTGGCGTTCAGCCTCTGGCTGCTACTTGGCCACCAGCTCCCCCTGTTGCCCTCGATTCTCTGGTCAGTAGTGGTCTATGCCTTCACTCTCCTGGCGCCGTACCTGCACAACCTGGAAGTGACTCTGGCAGCCGCAGCCGGCCCCCTGGTCGGCGGACTCTTCGCTTGGGGCATCTCCCGCGGCTACCTGCAGATGGAGCGCGATGCTGAGGTGCGCACATCCTTGGTGGATTCACTGGTGCGCGCCCAACAGGAAATGGCGGACCTGCAAGGAGAGTTGGCCCGCTCCCAGCATGAAGCCGGCATCGCCACCGAACGCACCCGACTGGCCCGGGAAATCCATGACACCGTCGCCCAGCAGCTCTCCTCCATCGGATTGCATGCCAAAGCGGCGGAAGCTTCCAAGGATCCAGCAGCCGCCACCGCTGCACTGAGCCGGATCGATGAGCTTTCCGGGCAGGCGCTGACTGACTTGCGTCGCATCATCGCCGCCTTGGCCCCTGCAGAACTTGATTCTCAGGCGCTCGCCGGTGCCTTGGGTCGTATCTTGGAGAACTTCAAGACAGATTCGAAGCTGCAGACCCGTTTGGATATCGAGCCGGGGCTACCCGCGTTGCATCCCAATGTGCAGATCGCGCTGCTGCGCACTGCCCAGTCCGCCCTGTCCAATGTGCTGCGCCACGCCCAGGCTTCTACGGTGGCGCTCAGCCTGGGCTCCAGCGGCGACGAGGTACGTTTGGATATTGTCGATGACGGTATCGGCTTCATTCCGAACACTGGCCGCACGCAGACCAGTACGCACACCGGCGGGTTCGGCCTGACCGCAATGAATCAGCGCCTGCGCGAACTCGGCGGTGGTTTGGACGTTGAAAGTTCACCCGGTGAAGGCACCGCACTGTGCGCCCACCTTCCGCTTCGCTTAGCAAAGGACAACTCATGA
- a CDS encoding response regulator: MIRILLVDDHPIVRTGLRALFENYEDISVIGEASSGEEAVQFVKANPVDVVLCDLRLGAGMNGAQTTAAIRQLSKPPFVLILTTFDKDSEVLACIEAGAAGYLLKDVSAQTIVDSIRQAALGNVVLAPEMTQRVVEGMRRPKVELTKREKDVLVQLATGAANKQIAKALFVSEATVKTHLVHIFDKLQATTRTDAINKAQDLGLL, from the coding sequence ATGATCCGGATCCTGTTGGTTGATGACCATCCCATCGTGCGTACCGGGCTGCGCGCGCTATTCGAGAACTATGAGGACATCTCGGTCATTGGCGAAGCTTCCAGCGGCGAGGAAGCGGTGCAGTTCGTCAAGGCCAACCCCGTCGATGTGGTGCTCTGCGACTTGCGCCTAGGTGCTGGCATGAACGGTGCGCAAACCACCGCCGCGATCCGCCAACTTTCCAAGCCGCCCTTTGTGCTGATCCTGACCACCTTCGACAAGGACTCCGAGGTGCTCGCCTGCATCGAGGCTGGGGCCGCCGGCTACCTGCTCAAGGATGTCAGCGCCCAGACGATCGTGGATTCAATCCGCCAAGCCGCTCTCGGCAATGTGGTTCTGGCTCCGGAGATGACCCAGCGCGTTGTCGAAGGCATGCGACGACCCAAGGTGGAGCTGACCAAGCGCGAAAAGGATGTACTGGTCCAGCTTGCCACCGGAGCAGCTAATAAGCAGATCGCCAAGGCCCTGTTCGTCTCGGAGGCAACGGTCAAAACCCACCTGGTCCACATTTTCGACAAGCTTCAGGCAACCACGCGAACCGACGCGATCAACAAGGCTCAAGACCTCGGATTGCTGTAG